In Trichocoleus desertorum NBK24, the following are encoded in one genomic region:
- a CDS encoding serine/threonine-protein kinase, producing MNPNFSQFKLLEGQVIDGKYRLIKLLGAGGFGAVFQADEVVRDRILRQVAVKLIPPAETAAAQAKQLNELYAAVNLDHPHIIRCFAAGEFVANSNNPQKNFWNKLQELFSSIPDSNQVGNGSFLYLVMELADYSLDSHLQDDLLSGQRLYQMIAQVASALNYLHANRLVHQDLKPGNVLWVRNVWKVSDFGTVRNLDTRSYVQTVHIAGTPLYMSPEALQGLVAPAWDMWSLGVMSVVAATGDVPEALSENSLPLELKLLVQGCLLQDWRKRWTAKQALDAMVTLKHSASPVPQVQPQPQASVQRIPPTAPNTAPTVPVNLRPSPAPQSKAPKPPIVTPPSPAPAPHQNYQELLPRKVPLEMIAIPAGSFLMGSLDGEGGDRAGLGRLGVEGGEANKVS from the coding sequence ATGAATCCCAATTTCTCGCAGTTCAAGTTGCTGGAAGGTCAAGTCATTGATGGGAAATATCGTCTAATCAAGCTGTTGGGTGCTGGCGGTTTTGGGGCTGTATTTCAAGCTGATGAGGTGGTGCGCGATCGCATTTTGCGGCAAGTCGCAGTGAAGCTGATTCCTCCAGCGGAGACTGCGGCGGCACAGGCTAAACAACTGAATGAGTTGTATGCCGCAGTGAATTTAGATCACCCTCACATTATTCGCTGCTTTGCTGCCGGAGAGTTTGTTGCCAACTCGAATAACCCCCAAAAGAATTTCTGGAATAAGCTTCAAGAGCTATTTAGCTCGATACCAGACTCAAACCAAGTTGGCAATGGCTCATTTCTATACTTAGTGATGGAATTGGCTGATTACAGCTTAGATAGCCATCTTCAAGACGATTTGCTATCGGGTCAACGGCTGTATCAGATGATTGCTCAGGTAGCTAGTGCCCTCAATTATCTCCACGCTAACCGTCTGGTACATCAAGACTTAAAGCCAGGAAATGTGCTGTGGGTCAGAAATGTTTGGAAAGTGTCTGATTTTGGTACGGTTCGTAACCTAGATACTCGAAGCTATGTCCAGACGGTACACATTGCTGGAACCCCTCTGTATATGTCACCGGAAGCATTGCAGGGTCTTGTGGCACCCGCTTGGGATATGTGGTCTTTGGGTGTGATGAGTGTGGTTGCTGCGACGGGAGATGTACCTGAGGCGTTGTCAGAAAATTCGCTACCTTTAGAGCTAAAACTGCTAGTCCAAGGCTGTTTACTTCAGGACTGGCGAAAACGCTGGACTGCGAAGCAAGCGTTAGATGCAATGGTGACGCTCAAGCATTCAGCTTCTCCGGTTCCCCAAGTGCAACCCCAGCCACAGGCTTCTGTTCAACGTATCCCACCCACTGCTCCGAATACAGCCCCGACTGTTCCGGTTAATCTCCGTCCCTCTCCTGCTCCTCAGTCAAAAGCCCCAAAGCCTCCTATCGTTACACCTCCCTCTCCGGCTCCTGCGCCTCACCAAAACTATCAGGAGTTGCTGCCGAGAAAGGTGCCTTTGGAGATGATTGCTATTCCCGCAGGTAGCTTTTTGATGGGTTCTCTTGATGGCGAGGGAGGTGATCGGGCAGGACTTGGAAGGTTAGGAGTAGAAGGAGGGGAGGCTAACAAGGTATCGTGA
- the murD gene encoding UDP-N-acetylmuramoyl-L-alanine--D-glutamate ligase, which yields MPNAYVIGLGKSGIAAAKLLQREGWQVTISDRGNSSDLEQQRQVLVSEGIAVELGSNFDPDAMASELVVVSPGVPWDVPALVRARELGIDTIGEIELAWRYLPQPWVCVTGTNGKTTTTALIAAIFQAAGFNAPAFGNIGYAACEVALADPHPDWAIAELSSYQIESSPSVAPRIGVWTTFTPDHLARHKTLENYYDIKARLLRQSQHQVFNGDDPFLRQIGLSQWPHAGWTSVTGKADLIGDPALGTYIEDGWVIAQGEPILPAHTLRMPGAHNQQNLLMAVAAARLAGISKEAITQAIANFSGVPHRLEHICDWQGIEFINDSKATNYDAAEVGLASVESPAILIAGGEAKEGEDKGWLQVIQAKAAAVLLIGTAGPTFAQRLEQVGYTQFEIVETMERAVVRGAELAQKYQAKVVLLSPACASFDQYANFEQRGDHFRQLCETFVAEHPTL from the coding sequence ATGCCTAACGCTTATGTGATTGGTTTGGGGAAATCAGGGATTGCTGCGGCAAAACTTCTACAGCGTGAAGGTTGGCAGGTAACGATCAGCGATCGCGGCAATTCTTCAGATTTAGAACAACAGCGGCAAGTTCTTGTCAGTGAGGGGATTGCGGTCGAGTTAGGGAGCAATTTTGATCCGGATGCTATGGCTTCTGAGTTGGTGGTGGTGAGTCCTGGTGTGCCTTGGGATGTACCTGCGTTGGTGCGAGCCAGAGAATTAGGGATTGATACGATTGGCGAAATTGAATTAGCTTGGCGCTATCTACCACAGCCTTGGGTTTGTGTCACGGGCACCAATGGCAAAACGACAACGACGGCCCTGATTGCAGCGATTTTTCAGGCGGCTGGGTTTAATGCGCCTGCGTTTGGCAATATTGGCTATGCAGCCTGTGAGGTGGCGCTAGCTGATCCGCACCCTGATTGGGCGATCGCTGAGTTGAGTAGTTACCAAATTGAGTCGTCTCCCTCGGTGGCTCCTCGGATTGGGGTTTGGACGACCTTCACCCCCGATCATTTAGCGCGTCACAAAACTCTAGAGAATTACTACGACATCAAAGCTCGCTTGCTCCGTCAGTCTCAGCATCAAGTATTTAACGGGGATGATCCTTTTCTGAGGCAGATTGGGCTTAGTCAGTGGCCCCATGCGGGTTGGACAAGTGTGACTGGAAAGGCTGACTTGATTGGTGATCCAGCTCTAGGCACCTATATTGAGGATGGTTGGGTAATTGCTCAAGGAGAACCGATTCTCCCTGCTCACACTTTACGGATGCCCGGAGCCCATAACCAACAAAATCTGTTGATGGCGGTAGCAGCGGCTCGGCTGGCAGGAATTAGCAAAGAAGCGATTACTCAGGCGATCGCAAATTTTTCTGGTGTCCCTCACCGCTTGGAGCATATCTGCGATTGGCAGGGCATCGAGTTTATCAATGACAGTAAAGCCACGAATTACGATGCGGCTGAGGTAGGGCTAGCTTCGGTGGAGAGTCCGGCGATTTTGATCGCAGGTGGCGAAGCTAAAGAAGGTGAGGACAAAGGGTGGTTGCAAGTCATCCAAGCGAAGGCGGCGGCGGTGCTGCTGATTGGTACTGCTGGCCCTACGTTTGCTCAGCGTTTGGAGCAAGTGGGTTATACCCAATTTGAAATTGTGGAAACTATGGAGCGGGCGGTGGTGCGAGGCGCAGAGCTAGCTCAAAAATATCAAGCTAAAGTCGTATTACTCTCACCTGCCTGCGCTAGTTTTGACCAATATGCCAACTTTGAGCAACGTGGCGACCACTTCCGCCAGCTCTGTGAAACCTTCGTCGCAGAGCACCCTACACTCTAA
- a CDS encoding tetratricopeptide repeat protein — MRHAPVRYARQLLTVGIASLVWATAIEPTLAAQNSSTPNQNQNAQLDSNNAASYYQQGNELYQQGKLAEAIATYRKAIELNAKYVEAYVGLGNALDDNGDTEQAIAAYQQALRLRPKDAIAHYNLGVTHYRLNNYAEAVTAFEQTTQLDPQFVSGFISLGNALDDLGKFPPAIAAYQKAIELEPNNASAYLNMGIAYARQKQTKEAIAALQKAKTLYQTEGNLEAVQQIEQMLQQLTTS; from the coding sequence ATGAGGCACGCCCCAGTTCGTTACGCTAGGCAACTGCTTACTGTGGGGATAGCAAGCTTGGTTTGGGCCACCGCGATAGAACCAACTTTGGCTGCACAAAACAGTTCTACACCCAATCAAAATCAGAACGCCCAATTGGATTCTAACAATGCTGCTTCTTACTATCAGCAAGGAAACGAACTTTATCAGCAAGGAAAGCTAGCTGAAGCGATCGCCACTTACCGTAAAGCGATTGAGCTGAATGCGAAGTATGTGGAAGCTTATGTCGGCTTAGGCAATGCCCTGGATGACAACGGAGATACAGAACAAGCGATCGCTGCTTATCAACAAGCTTTACGCTTACGCCCCAAAGATGCGATCGCCCACTACAACTTGGGTGTTACTCATTACCGCCTCAACAATTACGCCGAGGCTGTGACCGCTTTTGAACAAACCACCCAACTTGATCCACAGTTTGTCTCAGGTTTCATCAGTCTGGGCAATGCTTTAGACGACCTCGGAAAATTTCCACCCGCGATCGCAGCGTATCAAAAAGCTATTGAACTAGAACCCAACAATGCCAGTGCTTATCTGAATATGGGCATTGCTTACGCTCGGCAAAAGCAAACCAAAGAGGCGATCGCAGCCTTGCAAAAAGCCAAAACCCTCTATCAAACCGAAGGCAATCTAGAAGCAGTTCAACAAATCGAGCAGATGTTGCAACAGCTCACAACTTCCTAG
- a CDS encoding Uma2 family endonuclease gives MSTIVQPMTLEAFLQLPETQPASEFINGAVIQKPMPQGEHSRIQSKFCAEINQVTESQKIAYAFPELRCVFEGDAIVPDVAVFRWERIPRTASGRIANRFELHPDWAIEILSPEQSQTKVLGKLLRCSQHGTELGWLIDPEDESILVILPQQRVQILQGESQVPILSGIELELKVNQVFGWLTL, from the coding sequence ATGAGTACAATTGTCCAGCCAATGACCCTGGAAGCGTTTCTGCAACTGCCAGAAACCCAACCCGCCTCAGAGTTTATCAATGGAGCTGTGATTCAAAAGCCAATGCCACAAGGAGAACACAGCCGAATTCAAAGTAAATTCTGTGCAGAAATCAACCAGGTAACAGAATCGCAGAAAATCGCTTACGCCTTCCCAGAGTTGCGCTGTGTGTTTGAAGGTGATGCGATCGTTCCAGATGTTGCTGTGTTTCGCTGGGAGCGTATTCCCCGCACTGCTTCTGGACGCATTGCCAACCGTTTTGAATTGCATCCAGACTGGGCAATTGAAATCCTTTCACCTGAACAAAGCCAAACCAAGGTGCTAGGCAAACTGCTACGTTGCTCTCAGCACGGAACTGAGTTAGGCTGGCTGATTGATCCGGAAGACGAAAGCATCCTGGTTATCTTGCCGCAACAAAGAGTCCAGATCTTGCAAGGAGAGAGCCAAGTACCAATTCTCAGCGGGATCGAATTGGAGCTAAAGGTGAATCAGGTATTTGGTTGGTTGACTCTTTAA
- a CDS encoding isochorismatase family cysteine hydrolase, which produces MSVPLLVVDVQQGFINEFTHHIPQRVARLIKQGDYAPILFTRFVNQADGPYSQLLNWHNCDREPETSLVPELQTYTKPECVYTKPGLCGLPNDLIQCLEQRQIQRINVVGIDTDMCVLKIAMDLFDRGIEPIVLTDCCASTAGLQAHLAGLAVLSRNIGAQRLCDAGLSEGMLAAPST; this is translated from the coding sequence ATGTCCGTGCCATTACTTGTCGTTGATGTGCAGCAAGGGTTTATCAACGAATTTACACACCATATTCCGCAGCGTGTCGCTCGCCTGATTAAGCAAGGAGATTATGCTCCCATCCTGTTCACTCGGTTTGTAAATCAAGCTGATGGGCCTTACTCTCAGTTACTAAATTGGCATAATTGCGATCGCGAACCCGAAACCAGCCTGGTTCCAGAGTTGCAAACTTACACCAAACCGGAATGTGTTTACACAAAACCGGGGCTTTGTGGCTTGCCCAATGACTTGATTCAATGCTTGGAGCAGCGCCAGATCCAACGAATTAATGTGGTAGGCATTGACACCGATATGTGTGTGTTGAAGATTGCAATGGATTTGTTCGATCGCGGCATTGAACCAATCGTACTCACCGATTGCTGCGCTAGTACCGCCGGATTACAAGCTCACCTGGCAGGATTGGCGGTGCTGAGCCGCAATATTGGAGCCCAACGGCTCTGCGATGCGGGCCTTAGCGAAGGTATGCTAGCTGCACCCTCAACTTAG
- a CDS encoding transposase: MIPLIGVPATIAQGMSAYRDVFCREAGFEHVSRYISGLLLSQNKTLQGIHAQQVYPEGKAVSRRAMHEAVFEARWDSEALMQQHRRQVGLRHQGCGREIISLDWTLSHHEDGEHIYGVKRAYDYVNHCMSRYQTVVTGVIANGQQLDGIAVEVQLPDFSEAERGYLRMTAQPSYEQMEQVKQRLVELLHYHKNRLAYRKRTEMVVDLVRQIEAEGQFPQADYAFDNGVLTLELTQLIEASGKHWVSEIECSRLILWNGQWQRVDAVATELRQEHPESFRSLQVRGRNGEVKSFWTFTKTVRLKRYGRKRLVVVHQQPDLSDAPRFLLSDALHWESARVIQTWSYRWACEIFHEFCKQVAGFEAAQVRNQEAVKRHFRLSCVAQSLLQQATCQGKKSERFAFAKDQQTVGQRLYSLTREAYRQLLHLVEGLFAQGRSCEQVLEVIMPA, encoded by the coding sequence ATGATTCCCCTCATCGGTGTTCCTGCCACCATTGCCCAAGGGATGAGTGCTTACCGAGACGTGTTCTGTCGGGAAGCCGGATTCGAGCATGTCAGTCGCTACATCAGTGGGCTGTTGCTGAGCCAGAACAAGACCCTGCAAGGCATTCACGCTCAGCAGGTATATCCAGAGGGCAAAGCCGTCAGTCGACGAGCGATGCATGAGGCGGTGTTTGAGGCTCGATGGGATAGTGAGGCTCTCATGCAGCAGCATCGGCGGCAAGTCGGTCTGCGGCACCAAGGATGTGGGAGAGAAATCATCAGTCTGGACTGGACCCTATCGCATCATGAAGATGGCGAGCACATCTATGGGGTCAAGCGCGCCTACGATTATGTCAACCACTGCATGAGCCGCTACCAAACGGTCGTCACGGGTGTGATTGCTAATGGCCAGCAGCTTGATGGAATTGCGGTTGAGGTGCAGTTGCCCGATTTTAGTGAAGCAGAGAGAGGCTACCTGCGCATGACGGCTCAACCGAGTTACGAGCAGATGGAACAAGTGAAGCAACGCTTGGTGGAGTTGTTGCACTATCACAAGAACCGATTGGCCTATCGCAAACGCACCGAGATGGTCGTGGACTTGGTGCGGCAAATCGAGGCAGAGGGACAATTTCCCCAAGCTGACTATGCCTTTGACAATGGAGTGTTAACCCTGGAATTGACGCAGCTGATTGAGGCATCCGGCAAGCATTGGGTCAGCGAGATTGAATGCTCTCGACTCATTCTGTGGAACGGGCAATGGCAGCGGGTCGATGCGGTTGCCACCGAACTGCGCCAAGAGCACCCAGAGAGTTTTCGCTCTCTCCAGGTGCGCGGTCGCAACGGCGAAGTTAAGTCCTTCTGGACCTTCACAAAAACGGTTCGACTCAAGCGCTACGGGCGTAAACGCCTCGTTGTCGTGCATCAGCAACCCGACCTTAGCGACGCTCCGCGCTTTTTGCTCAGTGATGCCCTGCATTGGGAAAGTGCCCGAGTGATTCAGACTTGGAGCTACCGCTGGGCTTGCGAGATCTTTCATGAGTTTTGCAAACAAGTAGCAGGCTTTGAGGCGGCTCAGGTACGCAATCAGGAAGCGGTCAAACGCCACTTCCGTTTAAGTTGTGTAGCGCAGTCGCTACTCCAGCAGGCAACTTGTCAGGGCAAGAAATCGGAGAGGTTTGCGTTTGCCAAGGACCAGCAAACAGTGGGACAGCGGCTCTACAGTCTGACTCGGGAGGCCTACCGGCAATTGCTGCATCTGGTTGAGGGGTTGTTTGCTCAGGGGCGATCGTGTGAGCAAGTCCTGGAGGTGATTATGCCTGCTTAG
- a CDS encoding MHYT domain-containing protein, whose protein sequence is MNHGLTGSYSFSLVALSFAIAVFASYTALDLSGRVRPTTRPTRWIWLSGGAVAMGTGIWSMHFVAMLAFHLSVVVGYDLLSTLVSLLYAIIASGIALWLWSHPDSKLPLLLCGGVCMGGAIAWMHYTGMAAMRLPAKIEYHSGLVGVSVAVAIFTSLIALWLAFRLHNQSLKAPFWQKLGSAFVMGIGISGMHYTGMTATRFVPKPVFASDNPASTIHASSVAIAVVIGTLLVLSLSLIASLVDQQFTIQLNRQQALLESEKRFRTLIREMQVGVLFLNADAEILISNQAAIALLHLEQSDDSRTVFGTNQRWLREDGTCFATAELPVQQAIAQRQPIRNVVMGIEQTQDSDRTWMLVNADPQFTEDGTLERIVCTFSDITQQKQAEEDFQQSQDQLAKAFHSNPVASCITTVAEGRFVDANSSFLKLFGYSREQLIGCTSRELQIWADLKDRDRVIQMLQRDRSAQMVDAPFRTSSGEIREGLCSFEMIDVREEPCLLSIVNDITERKRAEEALQQAKEAADKANRAKSEFLANMSHELRTPLNAILGFTQLMSGDTALSAQNQEHLSIINRSGEHLLRLINDILEMSKIEAGRSTINDNDFDLHYLLQNLQEMLQLAATAKGLKLIYDCDPQVPQYIRADESKLRQVLINLLGNAIKFTQQGSVTLRVRRARRQEVGIRSQDLASRSQETEATFFLNSDCGNASSERPLALSFEIIDTGPGIGSSELSNLFTAFAQTTTGLKSRQGTGLGLAISQKFVQLMGGEITISSTIAQGSQFCFTLPVYPARADQVAISHRTPHRVIGIAPNQPTYRILIAEDQRTNRLLLSRLLSSVGFEIKEATNGKEAIALWESWVPHLIWMDMRMPVMNGYEATQYIRASLKGEATVIIALTASAFEEQRQSILSAGCDDFMGKPFNREELLGKISQYLGVQYLYANPTDSHSVIAFPCTTQADGSVIHLASSGQLSLNSLRMMPPDWVEQLHLAALQGSDLLILKLIQQIPGEHAALSCTLAELVSDFRFDQIVKLARSLQSETSQG, encoded by the coding sequence ATGAATCATGGCTTGACTGGCAGCTATAGCTTTAGCCTAGTTGCGCTTTCGTTCGCGATCGCCGTTTTTGCTTCCTACACAGCACTCGACTTGTCTGGACGGGTACGGCCAACCACAAGACCGACCCGCTGGATTTGGTTGTCGGGTGGAGCTGTGGCAATGGGCACTGGCATTTGGTCAATGCACTTCGTGGCCATGCTAGCTTTTCACCTCTCTGTAGTCGTTGGCTACGATCTCCTAAGCACCTTGGTGTCGCTGCTCTATGCCATTATTGCTTCTGGCATTGCTTTGTGGCTCTGGAGCCATCCTGATTCCAAGCTACCGTTACTGCTGTGCGGCGGTGTTTGCATGGGCGGTGCGATCGCTTGGATGCACTACACAGGGATGGCCGCAATGCGACTTCCAGCCAAGATTGAGTATCACTCTGGCTTAGTGGGTGTATCAGTAGCAGTTGCCATTTTTACTTCCCTCATAGCCCTTTGGCTAGCCTTTCGACTGCATAACCAATCCCTCAAAGCACCCTTCTGGCAGAAGTTAGGCAGTGCTTTTGTCATGGGAATTGGCATTAGCGGTATGCACTACACTGGCATGACCGCAACACGCTTTGTGCCCAAACCCGTATTCGCTAGCGACAATCCTGCTTCCACAATTCATGCGTCCTCAGTGGCGATCGCCGTTGTCATTGGCACGTTATTGGTTCTGAGCTTGAGCTTGATTGCGTCTTTGGTTGATCAACAATTTACAATTCAATTGAACCGCCAACAAGCGTTGTTAGAAAGCGAAAAGCGGTTTCGCACTCTAATTCGGGAGATGCAGGTGGGTGTGCTGTTCTTGAATGCTGATGCAGAAATTCTCATCAGTAATCAAGCCGCGATTGCACTTCTGCACTTGGAGCAAAGCGATGATTCCCGGACTGTATTTGGAACCAACCAGCGTTGGCTGCGCGAAGACGGCACTTGCTTCGCCACGGCAGAGCTACCTGTACAGCAGGCGATCGCTCAACGCCAACCGATCCGGAATGTGGTGATGGGCATTGAGCAGACCCAGGATTCCGATCGCACCTGGATGTTAGTCAATGCCGATCCGCAATTTACAGAAGATGGAACGCTAGAGCGAATTGTTTGTACGTTTAGCGATATAACTCAGCAAAAGCAAGCGGAAGAAGACTTTCAGCAAAGCCAAGACCAACTTGCCAAAGCGTTTCACTCCAACCCTGTCGCGAGTTGCATCACGACTGTCGCCGAAGGCCGCTTTGTCGATGCCAACAGCAGTTTTCTCAAGTTGTTTGGTTACTCCCGCGAACAGTTGATTGGCTGTACTTCGAGGGAGTTACAGATATGGGCCGATCTCAAAGACCGCGATCGCGTGATTCAAATGCTGCAACGCGATCGCTCAGCCCAAATGGTAGACGCTCCCTTTCGCACGAGTTCAGGCGAAATTCGGGAAGGACTCTGTTCTTTTGAAATGATCGACGTGAGAGAGGAACCTTGTCTCCTCAGCATCGTTAACGACATCACCGAGCGCAAGCGGGCCGAGGAAGCTTTACAACAGGCCAAAGAAGCAGCAGATAAGGCAAACCGAGCCAAAAGTGAATTTCTGGCCAACATGAGCCATGAGTTACGCACGCCCCTCAATGCCATTCTTGGCTTCACGCAACTCATGAGTGGCGACACTGCTCTCTCAGCTCAAAATCAGGAGCATCTCAGCATCATCAATCGGAGTGGCGAACATCTGTTGCGGTTGATCAATGACATTTTGGAGATGTCGAAGATTGAAGCAGGGCGATCGACGATCAATGACAACGACTTCGATCTCCATTATCTGCTGCAAAACCTCCAAGAGATGCTACAGCTTGCCGCCACCGCTAAAGGCTTAAAGCTAATCTATGACTGCGATCCTCAAGTCCCTCAGTACATCAGAGCTGATGAGAGCAAACTACGCCAGGTTTTAATCAATCTTTTAGGCAATGCCATCAAGTTTACGCAGCAAGGCAGTGTGACCTTGCGAGTTAGGAGAGCAAGGAGGCAGGAAGTCGGCATCAGGAGCCAGGATTTAGCAAGCAGAAGTCAAGAGACTGAAGCCACGTTTTTTCTAAACTCAGACTGCGGGAATGCGAGCAGCGAACGGCCCTTAGCACTCTCTTTTGAAATCATCGATACAGGCCCTGGGATAGGGTCTAGCGAACTGAGCAATTTGTTCACAGCTTTTGCCCAAACCACCACTGGCCTAAAGTCCCGGCAGGGAACGGGTTTAGGCTTGGCTATTAGTCAGAAGTTTGTGCAACTCATGGGCGGAGAAATTACCATTAGTAGCACGATCGCTCAGGGTTCTCAGTTCTGCTTTACATTGCCTGTGTATCCAGCACGGGCTGATCAGGTAGCTATCTCTCATCGAACTCCTCATAGAGTCATTGGCATTGCACCCAATCAGCCCACTTACCGCATTCTAATTGCTGAGGATCAACGCACTAATCGGCTTCTGCTCAGCAGACTCCTCAGTTCTGTAGGGTTTGAGATCAAGGAAGCGACTAACGGCAAAGAAGCGATCGCTTTATGGGAAAGCTGGGTTCCACATCTGATCTGGATGGATATGCGAATGCCTGTGATGAATGGTTATGAAGCCACTCAATATATCCGGGCTTCGCTGAAAGGAGAAGCAACGGTAATCATTGCCTTGACTGCCAGTGCATTTGAGGAACAGCGCCAGTCAATCTTGTCGGCTGGATGCGATGACTTTATGGGCAAACCTTTCAATCGAGAAGAGTTATTAGGCAAAATCAGCCAATATCTAGGCGTGCAATACCTCTACGCGAACCCCACGGATAGTCATTCTGTAATAGCTTTTCCTTGCACAACTCAGGCAGATGGCTCTGTCATTCACTTAGCTTCTTCGGGACAACTCAGCCTCAATAGCCTCAGAATGATGCCGCCGGATTGGGTAGAACAATTACATCTTGCGGCTTTACAAGGAAGCGATCTCCTCATCCTGAAACTCATTCAGCAAATTCCTGGAGAGCATGCTGCGCTTAGTTGCACTTTAGCTGAGTTGGTTTCAGATTTTCGCTTTGACCAAATTGTTAAACTAGCGCGATCGCTCCAAAGCGAAACCAGCCAAGGCTAA